CGGTCGCCGACGGGCTCGGGGACGGGCCGGTCGGGGCGGCGGGCGTGGTCGGGGCCGGCGCGGCGGGCGCCGGCGGCGCGGAGACCGCCGCGGTGGTCGGGGCGGCGGTGGGCGCCTTGCTGGTGGGCCTCGCGGTACGGCTGGGGGAGGGGGCCGCCGCGGTGGACTCGGCGGGTGCGGCGCTGGGGCTCGGGAGCCCCGTACCGGTCGGGTCCGAGGGCGCGGTCAGGGTCGGCGTGAGGACGGCCGTCGGGGAGGGCAGCGCCTTCGTGTCCGGGCTCCCCGAGGGCGCCGCCAGGAACGCGGCACCCACCCCGAGGACGACCACGCCGGCGCCCGCCGCCAGGATCGCGCCCCGGCGCCGGGCGAGCGGGCTCTGCTGCTCGCGCCGCCGGCCGGCCCGGCCGCCGGCGGGCGCGTCCTGCGGGGCCGCGGGGGCGTTGTCGAACGCGAACAGGCCCAACTCGCCCGGCGGCGGCCCGGGGTGCGGGGACGCCGGCCCGTGCGGCGGGGGCGAGGCCGGCGCCGGGGGCATCAGGGTCGTCCGGTAGCCGGCGCCGGACCGGCCGCCGAAGTCGTCGTAGTCGCCCGCCGGGGAGGGGCCGACGGAGCCGAACGGGTCGTACCCGGCGGCCGTCCCGCCCTCCGTGCCGACCTGGCCGGCCGCTCGCGGCACGTACGGGCGGACCAGCGGCGGGCCCTCGATGTGCGGCAGCACCGCGGTGTCGGAGAGGTCCGAGGAGCATCCGCAGCTGCCGGCGGTCCGTACGGCGCCGCACGCGGGGCAGTGCTGGTCCGGCATCGGCCGGTCCTCCTCGGTCTGGGATGGTGAGCGCGCCCGATCGGTTCAGGAGGCGAACGCGCCCGATTATGCATGACGTTCCCGAAGGGGGGACAGGGGCGATCGGCCGTCAACGAGACTCTTGTGACGGTTGATGCCGATTGGACCCGATGAACAATCAGTGCGACGGCCCGGTGGTCGGTGGCCGGACCCGGTACGGATGGCGCAATCAGATGCCGCATACCCAGGCAAATCTGACAATGTGGTCAGTTGGAACGACCAATCAGCGGTGCCCGGCCGGCCGGGCCCCCAGCCACGAGGAGTCGCGCCATGGCCGACCCGGAAGCCGAGCCCGGCCGGACCCCGGCCGCCCCGGCGCCCGCGCCCCCGGAGACGGCCGCGAAGAACCTCTGGCTCCCGATCGGCGCCCTGCTGCTGGCCCTGCTGATCGCCGCCCTCGACCAGACCATCGTCTCCACCGCGCTCCCCACCATCGTCAGCGACCTCGGCGGCCTCGAACACCTCTCCTGGGTCGTCACCGCCTACCTGCTCGCCTCCACCGCCGCCACCCCGCTCTGGGGCAAACTCGGCGACATGTACGGCCGGAAGCGCTTCTTCCAGTCGTCCATCGTGATCTTCCTGATCGGCTCGGTCCTCTGCGGCCTCGCCCAGAACATGGGCCAGCTGATCGGCTTCCGGGCCCTCCAGGGACTGGGCGGCGGCGGCCTGATGGTGCTCACCCAGGCCATCGTCGGCGACCTCGTCCCGCCCCGGGACCGCGGCAAGTACCAGGGCCTGTTCGGCGCCGTCTTCGGCGTCACCAGCGTGCTCGGGCCGCTGCTCGGCGGCGTCTTCGTCGACAACCTCAGCTGGCGCTGGGTCTTCTACATCAACGTCCCGATCGGCGCCGTCGCCCTGGTGGTGATCGCCGCCGTCCTGCACAGCACCGAGGTGAAGCGCCGCCACCGGATCGACTACCCCGGCACCTTCCTGATCGCCGCCGTCGCCACCTGCCTGGTCCTGATGACCTCGCTCGGCGGCACCACCTGGCCGTGGGGCTCCTGGCGGATCATCGGCCTGGGCGTGCTCGGGGTCCTCCTGCTCGGCCTCTTCATCGTCGTCGAACGCCGGGCCGAGGAGCCCGTCCTGCCACTGCGGCTGTTCCGCATCCGCACCTTCAGCCTGGTCGCCGTCATCTCCTTCGTGGTCGGCTTCGCCATGTTCGGCGCGCTCACCTACCTGCCGACCTTCCTCCAGGTCGTCCAGGGGGTCTCGCCCACCATGTCCGGCATCCACATGCTGCCGATGGTGCTCGGGATGCTGCTCACCTCCATCGGCTCCGGCCAGATCGTCTCCCGCACCGGGCACTACCGGATCTTCCCGATCATCGGCACCGCGCTCACCGCCGTCGGCCTGCTGCTGCTCTCGCTGCTCACCGAGAACAGCTCCACCACCGAGATGAGCCTCTGCTTCCTGGTCTTCGGCCTCGGGATCGGCCTGGTCATGCAGGTCCTGGTGCTCGCCGTGCAGAACGCCGTCGGCTACCAGGACCTGGGCGTCGCCACCGCCGGCGCGACCTTCTTCCGCTCCATCGGAGCCTCCTTCGGCGTCTCCGTCTTCGGCGCCGTCTTCGCCAGCGGCCTCAACCGCAGACTGGCCGAAGCGCTGGCCGGGGTGCCGCTGCCGCCCGGCTTCAGCGCAGCCTCGATCAGCTCCGACCCGCAGGCGATCACCGAGCTGCCGACCGCCGTCCAGAACGACATCCACCACGCGTACGCCGAATCGATCACCCGGGTCTTCCTCTTCGCCGTCCCCGTCGTCCTGGTCGCCTTCGTGCTCTCGCTGCTGCTGCGCGAACAGCCCCTGCGGTCCACGGTGACCACCCCCGACCTCGGCGAGTCGATCGGCGTCAACCCGGTGGAGCGCAGCTCGCTCGACGAGATCGCCCGCGCGCTCTCCTCGCTCGGTACCCGCGAGGCCCGCCGGGACCTCTTCCGCCGGATCACCGCCACCGCGGGCCTGGACCTCCAGCCCGCGGCCAGCTGGCTGATCCTGCAGATGCACCACCACGACACCGTCGAGCCCGCCGAACTGGCGGAACGCCGGATCGTCCCGATCGAGATCGTGGAGGCGGCCGCCCGCCAGGTCGAGAGCCGCAAGCTGGCCACCCGGCCGGGCGGCGGCCGGGGGCTGCGGCTGACCGAGAGCGGCGACGAGGCCGCGCTGCGCCTGGTCGCCGCCCGCCGCAGCCAGCTCGCCGAACTGCTCGGCGACTGGGACGAGAAGCAGTACGCCGACCTCGCCGGGCTCCTCACCCGCCTCAGCTCCGGCCTCTGCGCCGACACCCGCGACCGGCCCGACCGGACCCCGACCGAACGCGTCCCGCACAACGAGGGGCGGACGCTCTGAGGGCGCTCCTGCCGAGTGACCCGGCCGGCCGGCGGCGCCCGTCGGGGAACGCGACGGGCCGTCACCGGCCCGGCCCCTTGCCCGCGCCGGCGCCGCCGGCTTCGTAGGCTGGGCCTCGGGCGGCGTCCCGGTCGCCCCGTGACGTCCGCTCCCGTCCGTACGGGAGCGGACGCGCGCCAACGAGGTCGGGCCGCCGTCGCGGCCGACCGCGCCGAGTACGAGGTGTCGTATGGCCAGTGTCGTGAAGATCAACGTCCTGACGGTTCCGGCGGAGCAGCGCGAGGTGCTGGAGAAGCGGTTCGCGTCGCGGGCCGGGGCGGTGGAGAGCTCGGACGGCTTCGAGTGGTTCGAGCTGCTGCGTCCGGTGGAGGGGACCGACCAGTACCTGGTCTACACCCGGTGGGCCTCCGAGGAGCACTTCAAGGCGTGGATGGAGGGCCCGATGCAGGCGGCCCACCGTCAGGGCCCGCCGGCCGCCGAGGGCGGGGCCGCCCAGCGTCCGGCGGCCTCCGGCTCCACGCTGTGGTCCTTCGAGGTCGTCCAGTCGGCCGGTCCGAAGGCCTGAGAACCGGCCGGGCAGGCACCTCGCCGGCCCTCGGGGGCCGGGGTCGGCGAGGGGTCCGCCCTGGTGGTGCTGGAGCGGGCCGGGTTCGCCGCCGTCCGGGCGGCCCGGGTGCACGCCGTGCTGGCCGGGGCCGGGGTGACGTCCGACGCGCACCACATCACCGCCGCGCACCAGGACGGGCAGGTCCGGGCGTCCGGCTGGCCCTGGCGGGCCTCCTGGCGCTGCCGCCGGTCGTGCCGCCGGCCTCGGCCCGGCCGGGATCGGGCAGGTCCACGCGCACGCCACGTCCACGCAGCTGGGGGACCTCACCGAGGCCGGGTCGATCAAGGAGGCGATCGGCGCCCACCCGGCCGTCACCGCCACCAAGTCGATGACCGGTCATCTCTTCGGCGCGGCGGGCGCGCTCGGGGCGGTCGCGGCCGTCCTGGCCCTGCGCGACGGGATCCTCCCCGCCACCGCGAACCTGACGGAACCGGACCCGCGGCTGGAACCGGACGTGGTCGCCGGCGCACCCCGCCGGGGCACGGCCGGGGCGGCGCTGGTCAACTCCTTCGGCTTCGGCGGCCACAACGCCTCGCTGGTGTTCACCGCGGCGCGCTGAGCCCGGGCGGGTTCAGCCCGCCGTCGGGCCGTCGTCCCCGTTCTTC
The sequence above is a segment of the Kitasatospora sp. NBC_00240 genome. Coding sequences within it:
- a CDS encoding MFS transporter, whose translation is MADPEAEPGRTPAAPAPAPPETAAKNLWLPIGALLLALLIAALDQTIVSTALPTIVSDLGGLEHLSWVVTAYLLASTAATPLWGKLGDMYGRKRFFQSSIVIFLIGSVLCGLAQNMGQLIGFRALQGLGGGGLMVLTQAIVGDLVPPRDRGKYQGLFGAVFGVTSVLGPLLGGVFVDNLSWRWVFYINVPIGAVALVVIAAVLHSTEVKRRHRIDYPGTFLIAAVATCLVLMTSLGGTTWPWGSWRIIGLGVLGVLLLGLFIVVERRAEEPVLPLRLFRIRTFSLVAVISFVVGFAMFGALTYLPTFLQVVQGVSPTMSGIHMLPMVLGMLLTSIGSGQIVSRTGHYRIFPIIGTALTAVGLLLLSLLTENSSTTEMSLCFLVFGLGIGLVMQVLVLAVQNAVGYQDLGVATAGATFFRSIGASFGVSVFGAVFASGLNRRLAEALAGVPLPPGFSAASISSDPQAITELPTAVQNDIHHAYAESITRVFLFAVPVVLVAFVLSLLLREQPLRSTVTTPDLGESIGVNPVERSSLDEIARALSSLGTREARRDLFRRITATAGLDLQPAASWLILQMHHHDTVEPAELAERRIVPIEIVEAAARQVESRKLATRPGGGRGLRLTESGDEAALRLVAARRSQLAELLGDWDEKQYADLAGLLTRLSSGLCADTRDRPDRTPTERVPHNEGRTL
- a CDS encoding antibiotic biosynthesis monooxygenase; the protein is MASVVKINVLTVPAEQREVLEKRFASRAGAVESSDGFEWFELLRPVEGTDQYLVYTRWASEEHFKAWMEGPMQAAHRQGPPAAEGGAAQRPAASGSTLWSFEVVQSAGPKA